CACCCTGCGCGAGCCCATGGGCGTCGCCGGGCTCATCATCCCCTGGAACTTCCCCGCCATCATGTTCTTCTGCAAGGTCGCCCCGGCGCTGGCCGCCGGTTGCACCATGGTCGTCAAGCCGGCCGAGCAGACCCCGCTCAGCGCGCTCTACTTCGCTCACCTGGCCAAGCAGGTCAGACAGACCGGTAACCTGACACGAGACACGCACCGTCTCTCTTGTTCTGAACTTTTGGCGCTCTGTTCTTGAGCAGGCGGGAGTCCCGGACGGGGTGATCAATGTGATCCCCGGCTTCGGCCCAACGGCGGGAGCAGCGATCGCGTCTCACATGGACGTCGACATGGTAATCTCACAACACCCTACTGATTTAGTACGTGAGCAAGTAGTTACTTACTCAGTTGCTCTATATGTTTTCTTGCTCGTCCAGGTGAGTTTCACGGGATCAACACCAGTTGGGCGGCTGATAATGGAGGCGTCGGCGAGGAGCAACCTGAAGCCGGTGTCCCTGGAGCTGGGCGGCAAATCTCCCCTCATCATCTTCGACGACGCGGACGTGGACCTGGCCGTGGATCTCTCCATCAGCGCCAACTTCTTCAACAAGGTGAACAACATCTTGATTAGAGAGACAGCCTAGCCATACGAGTTAGAGCAGCTGAGATCATCATTCATTGATGTTGCAGGGAGAAGCTTGCGTCGCGGCGAGCCGTGTGTACCTGCAAGAGGGCATCTACGACCGATTCGTGAAGAAGTTGGCGGAGCGCATGGAGAGCTGGGTTGTCGGGGACCCTTTCGATCCTCGCGTCAATCAAGGGCCTCAGGTGAAAAACAATGGATCATTCCCACTGCTTGTACGACACAGATCGATTTCTATTGAATCTGAAACTTGGATGCTATTACTCGTGCCCAGGTGGACAAGGAACAATACGAGAGGGTGCTCAGCTACATCGACCATGGCAAGCGAGAAGGGGCCACCGTACTGACGGGAGGAAAGCCCTGTGGTGAGAGAGGTTACTACATCGAGCCCACGGTTTTCACCGATGTCAAGGTCGAAATTCCCCGCCAGAACACGCACTGTAATCCCGTTCCATGATCACTTCGCTCTCTATCTAGTATATATCTGACATCGTGGTGCGGAATCTGTGAACAGGATGACATGACCATAGCAAAGGAGGAGATCTTCGGACCCGTCATGTGCCTGATGAAGTTCAGGTAAGCCCATCCCGGTCGATCGACAGAGATACAACTATTTGCACTCTGAATCTGTGATGGCATTGAATCTTCTTTCCATGGTTCTAGGACGGTGGAGGAGGCGATCGCGAAGGCGAACGACACGAGGTACGGGCTGGCGGCGGGGGTGGTGACCAAGGACATCGACGTGGCCAACAGGATGACGCGGTCCATCCGCGCCGGGGTGGTGTGGGTCAACTGCTACTTCGCCATGGACGCCGACTGCCCGTTCGGGGGCCGCAAGATGAGCGGGTTCGGCAAGGACGCCAGCATGCACGCGCTCGACAAGTTCCTCGCCGTCAAGGCCGTCGTCACCCCCGTCTACGACTCGCCCTGGCTCTAGCTCGCCTCTCTTGTCTGTGCACAGTTAGTTACGAGGGGAAGCAGCAAAAGAAAGAGAAACATTGTTCATTCAGAGACAACGTGTTTTTTATTTGTGTGCCAAACGAAAGAGCAAATGTTGTTTGTCGATGCTGTGGTAATATTGCCCGCGAGTAATTAGCCATTCGTATATCCTTTCCTTTCTATCATGCTTTAGGATAAACATAAGGTTACCCCGCAAAAAGTGCATAAGGTTCTATCATCCATTTCTGATTTAATTTATTCTTTTTCTTACTGGTTTTCCTAAACAACCTCCAGAACTAGCTCACGTCTTATTGGCCTGTAAAATAAAATCATATGGAGTACTTTTTATAAGTCAATAAGTATTGACTAGCAAAACAGCCCGTGCGTTCCACCGGGATAAAAGATCATAATCTTCAATGACCATCGccatattttgctgcatcaccgagatacactatcactctcatttTTGAGAAatcgcgaacaatttttgaaactaaTGATTCTTTTTAAATCGTGAACATAtctgaaattgtgaatatttttcaaattcataattGTTTTACAGGTTTTTGAATATTTactaaaattatgaacattttttgaattcatgaacattacATACTATCTGtgaatattttaaaaaattgtgAAAAAAATTCTAAACAATTTTTTTGAATAGGCAAACATTTCTAGGGTCGAcaaacatttttttgcaaattggtggaacaatttttgaaatttaaaaacatttttTATTTAAAGActtttttttgaaatgcatgatcattttcattgttgaggaaatcgttaactggtagctgctcggtcggctagtgagtaggggattaataggctaatcggcaagttaatcggccatttaatcaattaatcggacaatTTACCAGGTAATCAGCTActcggggaccctatgagtagggattaatcggcaagttaactggttaatcggatgaattcttgaacagggatcATTTTATGAACCAGCGAAAATTTTATGAATGAATAAAATATTTTTAAGTCACGAACAGTTTTTTAATTCTTAGGATATTTTTCAATCCTTGAACACTTTTTTAATTGAtgaaattttgttcaatttcatgaACCTTTTTTTAATAACGAATTTTATAAaaaccatgaacattttatgatttcccataatttttttttcaaaattttgaacatttttttaaaacgcaaacatttttgaaaaatcacaaacattttctTAATCCACAAATATGAAATACTgaacattttatttcaaaattctcATTTTGTATTAATTTCTGGAACTTTTTTGAAGttccaaattatttaaagtagaaaaaatatagtcggaaaagaaaaatgaagaatAAAAAACGAAAATAGGCCGCCCGGACATGGGCCGGCTCAAACAGGCGCGCTGAGCGCAGTATAGAAGATTCTGACTGCATGGGCCGGCGCAGGCAGAGATTCCTCCGTGTGAACGTTTTTTTATCACTTATAGATGACATCAGTGGGTAATATTTTACAAATTTGAGGACAATTTTGGTGACGTACCACCAGAagtaataacccctttattattagagatatagatatagatatagattcaATTGTCATTTCGGTATGCAATCATATTAACAATAAATGACTGATAAATAATGATGATTGTCTAGAAAATATTGTGCAGCCGTCACAATGCACGGACAAGATATCTAATCCATTTAAGAGTCCGGGCATTACATGCCAACTAGAGTAGCAAACTCCACCTAACAGTTAAATAGGATGCCAAATAAATAAAACCTCTCAGGCCGGTTGGCATACACCAGAGTTTCCCTTTTCCTTTTGCCAAAGACTATATTCGACAGCTCAAAAGAAAAAAATACTAGACTCCATATATCGTATTTCTGGTCCGACCCAAATGTAAGCTTCTATCTATCATTCATTTTGTTTTTTGTCCTCCGTCCTGCCATCTATTTCATTTCCGATTCTAAAGAACCGCCTCAACTAAAGAAAAAACATACATGATTGAAAAAAATATGcccaataataatgttgttatttatatttccttatatcatgataaatgtttattattcatgctagaattgtattaaccaaaaacttagtacatgtgtgaatacatagataaacagagtgtcactagtatgcctctacattgactagctcgttaatcaaagatgattaactttccgaaccatagacatgagttgtcatttgatgaacgcattagagaatgatgtgattgacatgacccattcgttagcttaagcactatggtcgtttagtttattgctattgctttctccataacttatacatgttcccatgactatgagattatgcaaccccaaATACCGGAGAAAcatttagtgtgctatcaaacatcacaacataattgggtgattataaagatgctctacaggtgtcttcaatggtgtttgttgagttggcatatattgagattaggatttgtcgctacTACTAATTTCAAAACTGGCCACATGGCGGGccccgcttagcagtagcgtgtgtgcaGAAAGCGTGTTGCTGCTATGCTCGTAGCAGTAGACCGActccttgcatctactactattactccacacatcgcccgttatccagcatgcatctagagtattaagttcataagaacggggtaactgtgacgcccccgctttgaccgtacactaatcatacacccaaatgtgtacgatcaagatcaaggactcacgggaagatatcacaacacaactctagacacaaattaaaataatacaagctttatattacaagccaagggcctcgagggctcgaatacataagctcgaaaactcaagagtcagcggaagcaacaatatctgagtacagacatgagttaaacaagattgccttaagaaggctagcacaaaagcaacaacgatcgaaaaaggcgaggcctcctgcctgggagcctcctaactactcctagtcgtcggcggtcttcatgtagtagtaggcatcctccgggtagtagtagtcatcggtggcgtcgtctggctcctgggctccgtcatctggtcgcaaccaTCGGGTATGGGGGataaaagaagtagcaaagcaatcgtgagtactcatccaaagtactcgcaagacttacatcagatctaaactaagtatgcatctgtatcaagggaaaggggttgtatctgtggactaaactgcagaatgccagaagggaaggggaaagcctagcatatcgaagactagcatcttctggaacccaccatcttgcagcaacaggagggagtagagtagcataaggtaaagtagcggtagtgttatcaacctcggccacagatcctttctcgactccctgcgagaaagcaatcccagagccatactatccattcatcataatcatgtctcatctcaagtattcagttctagttgtatcgatcgggatacaactccaagtgtccgttaccataggacaggctatcgatagatgttttcttccctgcaggggtgcaccaacttacccaccacgctcgattaactccggccggacacacttttctgggtcatgcccggcctcagccaaacaatacgccgcaacccgacctagacttaatagagaggccagcacgccggactaaacctatgcccccaggagtcatgggccatctccctgggaactcctgcacgttgcgtgggcggccggtgagcagacctagctacctccttcaaaaaggtaggtgcttaccagtccaacccggcgcgcgttgctcagtcgctgacgtctattaagcttcgactgatgtatacgacgcagaacgcccatacaatgcccacgtgatggttagtgctattaggccagaggcccctcggatcaaatatccaaatcgtagtggattaggaacgcgcggtaacgagcagatactcacgatcgatgtgaccccgtcgccccgtctcgagtacttgcggcaagggctaagaatgcccggccacgcctcgtaagtatctcgcgggcaccttccaggtcaacccgactccacatcactcgctattaagctcgcgcgggtacccctcagggtcgacccgtctttagtaacatggctcagtgtaaagtcatagtaaccatactaactgtgtgtctaacaccaaggggaaaacccgaggaatcacccccggtgaatcccactcgatgttatcatcaaggtgaacgtaagaggatccatcctcgaggttcacacttgaggggttgcacgccAGAGCGGTAACGGAactggttaaggaggaaatcaccctcgatgacctcgacggtttagctacactacaaagatctcatcaggagcgatgtaagaggttccaccctcggcactcgatggtaactctgtagagtcgtacaactagggggtgatgtgcggtgtcggggcctggacgtcgatcacgttgatcgagtcattgaacataaggcgaggcaactgggacaaggtggggtcactgatggatcactaaccaacctatactaagcagtttaggataagcagttaaagtaacaataagcaggtaacaaaaacagactatgcattagagtaggatcatacataaagcagtagcagttctaatgcaagcaacaGAGGGAAAGagatgggcgatatcggaatgctcaaggggggtttgcttgcctggttgctctggcaaggaggggtcgtcgtcgacagcatagtcgatcggggcaccagcagcgacatcagtctcgtagtctatcggagagaagagggggaagaaacaatgaatataatgcaaacagatacatagcgatgcatgacataacaagtagcggtgctaggtgtgccctaacgcggtatgaggtgataccggtgaaggggggaaacatccggaaaaatatacccgatgtttcgcgttttcgggcagatgaatcagagggggaaagttgcgtgttcgctatgctaaggACATGCGGCGGATGAACAGAcagtgtattcggattcgtctcgtcgttctgagtaactttcatgtataaaactttttcatcagaGTTACcaattattttctattaattttcaaaattTATACAGTTTTCTAAAATTACATCATTTGTTTActccgaattgaccaagtcaatttgcTGGTCAAAAGCGAAGGTGTGGCCCACATGGCATAGACTATATGTAAACAAAATAATTAAAAACTAACTTTAACTAAATAGGGTCCACCTGCCATAGGCTAGCAACTAACCTAACAAAGATTACCTTAGTAGTCTAAATTAGCCTAAACTAATTAACCCGGCCACACACACACCTACGCACACACGGCCATAGCCACCACTAGCAGCAACCAGCGATTGCAAGCAGCCGTAGCAGGAGCCAAGCAACACTAGCGGTAGTAGCAACTACAGGCAAAAGAAGCAGCGCAGTACCAGGCAGAGGAAGCAGCAGGAAAGAGCAGTAGCGACAGCAGAACAACAGCAGGCACGGCAAGGCAGCATCAGCAGAAGGCGAGCGGGGGCGCGGTGCGCGTGCACGCTGGCTGGCGTAGCGGGGCAGCAGCAGCGCCGCAAGCAGCAGCAGGTAGAGCAGTGTGCGGCCGCGACAGCGCAGGGCAGCAACAGCTGCGGTAGCAGGGGAGGAGGAGCGCAGGCGCATGCGAGGCCCAAGGGCGCGGGCGTGGGTGGCTCGCGAGGGCGCGACCAGGAGCACGTGGGCGCGCACGTGGATGAGAGGTTTCGGCCATGGCGCTCGAGCTCGTGGGGATGACGATACAGCAATGAATCAATGGAGTAAAGGCCGGGAATCGGAGGAGGTGCTCACCACAGAGGCACACGAAGGCCCGTTGGTGTCTTAGGAGCTgcagaggcgacggatcgacgaAGAACAACGGCGATGACCGAGGAAGAAGATGGTGTCGATCCGGCCGATGCGGTGGCTCCGGGCTTGAGCTCGTGGGCGAGGAAGACGAAGCACACGACGGCAGATCCGCGGGACCTCCCAGCTCGGCGTGGGGGCAACCGTGGCCGTGAGGTCGACGACAACAGCGGTGACGGAGGCGTTCGGGAGTGGGACAGAACTAGAGAGGGGAATGCCTGGGAGAGGGGGAGTGGATGAGAACGGGAGTGAGGCCAGGGAGGAACCGAGGCGCCAgggggcggccttatcctcccgTCGGTGGCGTACGGGGCACGGCGCCGGGTCCGGCGGGGACGAGCGGGAGCCCCTCCCGGTCGGTCGaacaggggaggagagggagatgaCTCGGGGAGGGGTTGGGCCGGTCGGTCCTGTTGGGCTGCATTGGCCTTTTGGGCCATGGGGCCCAGGGGTTTATTTTTCTTTCCGCTTTTTCTCTTTTAGTTTTCTGTTTTCATAAAAAAacgttttataaaatataaaaccTGCTCCTGAAAATAGCACGATAAATTATGTCTCTGCCACTAAAGTTTGAACCTCATTTGAATTCATTTGAATTTTGGTTTGAAATTAAAAGTGATGGAGGGTGATGTTGGGTCATCCAAAAATAGCCAGAGAAATTTTTGGAGTCTCAATTAAAGTTGGATTGAAGATGACAATGATCAGTGGAATTTATATAATATTGTGAACATTTAATTTTACTGCTCGAAGAAAAAATTTATtggactttattttaaatttgaaaatggCTTTGATTTTTGGACATATGGCAAGCTGCATAGTAATCacgatgacatggccaccattaggggagattactgtagcatgattcttggggtgttacagtaacgcattaaacaagatgacatgatgtagagggataaactcaagcaatatgatataaacctcatctttttatcctcgatggcaacaatacaatacgtgcattgctgccctactgtcattgggaaaggacacgcaagattgaacccaaagctaagcatttctcccattgcaagaaaagatcaatctagcaggccaaactaaaccgataattcgaagagacttgcaaagatatcaaatcatgcatataagaattcagagaagaaccaaataatattcatatataatcttgttcataaatccacaattcattggatcttggcaaacacaccgcaaaagagtattacatcgaatagatctccaagaacatcgaggagaactttgtattgagaatcacatagagagaagaagtcatctagctaataaatatggacccgaaggtctgtggtaaactactcacgcttcatcggagaggcaatggtgttgatgtagaagccctccgtgatcgattctcccctttggcagatcgccgaaaaaggccccaagatgggatctcatgggtacagaaggttgcagcggtgaaaaagtggtttcgtggctctccctagTGTTTCTAAGGTATAAGagattatataggcgaaagaagtacgtcggtggagctacgaggggctcacgagggtgggggcgcgccctcctgtctcgtggcttcctcgtggagttccaaactttgactccaagtcttc
The sequence above is drawn from the Triticum aestivum cultivar Chinese Spring chromosome 7A, IWGSC CS RefSeq v2.1, whole genome shotgun sequence genome and encodes:
- the LOC123151902 gene encoding aldehyde dehydrogenase family 2 member C4; this encodes MASERNGDGGTENGNGGSVSMEMPEIRYTKLFINGAFVDAVSGKTFETRDPRTGDVIASIAEGDKKDVDLAVKAAREAFDHGKWPRMPGSERGRIMTKYADLVEQHAEELTLLESLDAGKPRMVTRVVDIGSSASSLRYFAGAADKIHGETLKMSNQFQGHTLREPMGVAGLIIPWNFPAIMFFCKVAPALAAGCTMVVKPAEQTPLSALYFAHLAKQAGVPDGVINVIPGFGPTAGAAIASHMDVDMVSFTGSTPVGRLIMEASARSNLKPVSLELGGKSPLIIFDDADVDLAVDLSISANFFNKGEACVAASRVYLQEGIYDRFVKKLAERMESWVVGDPFDPRVNQGPQVDKEQYERVLSYIDHGKREGATVLTGGKPCGERGYYIEPTVFTDVKDDMTIAKEEIFGPVMCLMKFRTVEEAIAKANDTRYGLAAGVVTKDIDVANRMTRSIRAGVVWVNCYFAMDADCPFGGRKMSGFGKDASMHALDKFLAVKAVVTPVYDSPWL